In Pararge aegeria chromosome 5, ilParAegt1.1, whole genome shotgun sequence, one DNA window encodes the following:
- the LOC120623763 gene encoding phenoloxidase subunit 1 produces the protein MSDQSRSNLLLFFDRPTEPCFMQKGDDAIFQLPDNFYPDKYKTVSSTLANRFGENAQRSIPVRNIALPDLSLPMELPYNDQFSLFVPKHRKMAGKLIDIFMGMRDVDDLQSICSYCQMRLNPYMFNYCLSVAILHREDTKGLNIPTFAETFPDKFMDPKVFRRAREVSTIVPVGNRLPLVIPQNYTAADSDPEQRVAYFREDIGINLHHWHWHLVYPFDAADRAIVNKDRRGELFYYMHQQIIARYSAERLCNNLGRPKRYNDFRSPIEEGYFPKLDSQVASRAWPPRFAGSTIRDIDRPIDQIRSDVSQLEIWRDRFLQAIETMSVTLPNGRQMPLDEETGIDVLGNLMESSIISRNRGYYGDLHNMGHVFISYSHDPDHRNLEQFGVMGDSATAMRDPIFYRWHAYIDDIFQLYKNKLPPYPAERLDFPGIRVSSIGIEGSSGANLLNTQWEQSTVELGRGLDFTPRGSVLARFTHLQHDEFNYVIDVNNSSGSDMMGTVRIFMAPILDEGGNQLSFDEQRRLMIELDKFTEALPAGTRTIRRRSLDSSVTIPYERTFRNQNTRPGDPGSAQSAEFDFCGCGWPHHMLIPKGTDRGYPIVVFCMISNWNEDRVIQDLVGSCNDAASYCGIRDRKYPDRRSMGYPFDRPTPASSITDFMTPNMAVQQCTIRFTNATRQRGQQG, from the coding sequence ATGTCGGACCAGTCGAGAAGTAACCTCCTGCTGTTCTTCGACCGCCCAACGGAGCCATGCTTCATGCAGAAAGGGGACGACGCCATCTTCCAACTGCCTGACAATTTCTACCCCGACAAATACAAGACCGTCAGCAGCACCCTTGCCAATCGCTTCGGTGAAAATGCGCAGCGAAGCATCCCTGTGCGCAACATTGCCTTACCAGACCTTTCTCTGCCTATGGAACTTCCCTACAATGACCAATTCTCACTTTTTGTGCCTAAGCACAGGAAAATGGCTGGAAAgcttatcgatatttttatggGTATGCGTGACGTGGACGATTTACAGTCGATTTGCTCATACTGCCAAATGAGATTGAACCCTTACATGTTCAACTACTGCCTATCGGTAGCTATTCTACATAGAGAAGATACGAAGGGACTGAACATTCCCACCTTCGCGGAAACTTTCCCAGACAAGTTTATGGATCCTAAAGTATTCCGTCGTGCTCGTGAAGTGAGTACTATTGTGCCTGTGGGCAATAGATTGCCACTTGTCATTCCTCAAAATTACACAGCGGCGGATTCTGATCCAGAACAACGTGTAGCGTACTTCCGTGAGGATATCGGCATCAATCTACATCATTGGCACTGGCATCTTGTGTACCCATTTGACGCTGCTGACCGCGCAATTGTCAACAAGGACCGACGTGGAGAACTATTCTACTATATGCACCAACAGATCATCGCTAGATACAGTGCAGAGAGATTATGCAATAATTTAGGACGTCCTAAGCGATACAATGACTTCCGAAGCCCCATTGAAGAGGGCTACTTCCCCAAGCTTGACTCCCAAGTTGCCAGTCGTGCCTGGCCACCGAGGTTTGCAGGTTCCACCATCCGAGATATTGATCGTCCCATAGATCAGATTAGGAGTGATGTATCACAACTTGAAATTTGGAGAGATCGATTCCTCCAAGCAATTGAAACCATGTCAGTCACTTTGCCGAACGGTCGTCAAATGCCATTAGATGAGGAAACTGGTATAGATGTGCTAGGAAATCTCATGGAATCGTCTATTATTAGTCGTAACCGAGGCTACTATGGAGATTTACATAACATGGGCCACGTTTTCATCTCATATTCTCACGACCCTGACCACAGGAACTTGGAGCAATTTGGCGTCATGGGTGATTCTGCTACTGCAATGCGTGACCCTATATTTTACCGTTGGCATGCATATATTGATGACATATTCCAGCTGTACAAGAACAAACTTCCTCCCTACCCCGCTGAAAGGTTAGATTTCCCAGGTATCCGAGTGTCTTCAATCGGTATTGAAGGGTCTAGTGGAGCTAACCTTTTAAACACTCAATGGGAGCAAAGTACGGTAGAGCTTGGTCGAGGGCTTGATTTTACTCCTCGTGGATCTGTGCTCGCACGCTTTACACATTTGCAACACGATGAGTTCAACTATGTTATTGATGTTAACAACTCAAGTGGCTCAGATATGATGGGTACAGTGAGAATCTTCATGGCACCGATACTGGATGAGGGTGGCAACCAGTTGTCTTTCGATGAACAACGCAGACTTATGATTGAGCTTGATAAATTCACAGAAGCATTACCTGCTGGCACAAGAACTATTCGTCGCCGAAGCTTGGACTCATCAGTCACTATTCCATATGAAAGGACCTTCCGCAATCAGAACACTCGTCCTGGTGACCCAGGTTCCGCTCAGTCTGCTGAGTTCGACTTCTGCGGCTGTGGATGGCCTCATCATATGCTAATACCTAAGGGCACCGATAGAGGATACCCTATTGTAGTTTTCTGCATGATTTCTAATTGGAACGAAGACCGGGTGATTCAAGACTTGGTGGGCAGTTGTAACGATGCGGCTTCATACTGCGGTATTCGTGATCGCAAGTATCCTGACCGACGTTCAATGGGTTACCCCTTCGACCGCCCGACTCCAGCCTCCAGCATAACTGACTTCATGACCCCGAATATGGCTGTTCAACAGTGCACCATCCGATTCACTAATGCAACCAGACAGCGTGGTCAGCAGGGGTAA